The DNA segment ATCCTTAAAGACCTTGGAGACCCCTTCGACCCTTAAGAGCTTGTCGCTTCGATCCAATGAACTCACCACCAAATTAACCGGCTCCTTTTGCCATATGACAGGCGATCAGATGCCCAGGCTCGGGCTCAATCAATTTTGGAATCCGCTCCTTGCAAATATTATCTGATATCCTGCACCTTGCCGCATAAGGACAACCGATAGGATTGAAAGCCTTAGCCGGTCTCTGGTCCTTTGAGATGGGGGCCTTTCTGCCGCCATAGATCCTGAGCTTGGCCTCCATCAAATCTAACGTATAGGGATGAAGCGACCCTTCATACATCGCTTGGGTACTGCCCGCCTCGACGACTAAGCCGCCGCACATCACGATGGCTCTATCAGCCAAAGAAGCCACCACATCAAGATCATGACTGATTAAAATGATGGCGCAGCCTATGGCCGCATGAAGACTCTCGATCAGATTAATAATCCCCGCTCTAACCGTCACATCGAGCGCAGAAGTTGGCTCGTCGGCCACCAAAATATCCGGCTCACACGAGATGGCGACGGCTATGGTGGCCCTTTGTCTCATGCCGACGCTGAGCTCGTGGGGGTAGCGATCAAAAATATCATCAACATCACCCAGGCCAACCATCCTGATGAGATCATCCGATCTCCTTCTTGCTTGACTCCTGGTCATCGCCCGATGTGATCTAAGCGTCTCGGTGATTTGGTGGCCGATCTTAAGGTTGGGATTCAAGGAAGCCGTCGGATCCTGAAATATCATCGATATCCTGTCTCCCCTTATCGATCTGAGCTCGGCATCGGACATCTCAAGAAGATTTTGTCCCAAGAAGGATACGGATCCGAAGATTTGGGCGCCTTCGCTCCTGTCTATTAGATTTAAGATGGCGTGGCCCAAGGTGCTCTTGCCGCTGCCGGACTCCCCGATCACGGCCAGCTTCTCGCCCGCGCCCAGATGGAAACTTACCTCTTTTACGGCCTGAGCCGGGGCCTCGCTCGATTCGAAGCTAACAGAAAGATTCCTCACTTCAAGCACTCTTATCTTCCCCTTCAAACTTTGGGTCGATCCCAAAGACCGGCTTTAATCCATCCGAGATGAGAAAGAGGCTGGTTACCATGATAAAGATAAAAAGCCCCGGAAAGACGGCCATCCAGGGGGCCGTGGTAATATAGGGCCTTGCGTCAAACAACATCGAGCCCAGGCTCGGATGGGGCGGCTGAATCCCAAGACCCAAAAAACTCAAGGCCGCCTCGTCCATTATGGCCGCCCCAGCGCAGACGGCCGAGTAGGCTATGGCTACCCCGATCGAATTTGGAATTATATGACGGATAATTATCCTTGCTTCACTCAGGCCAAGACATTTGGCCGCCTCTATAAAACCTTTTTCTTTTGTGGAGATGACGGAAGCCCTAAAGATTCTGGTCACATTGGCCCACTCAAAGACGGCCAAAACGACCACGATATTGATGATCCCAGGGCCAACGATATAGATTATGGTTATCGCTCCAAGGAGGGTGGGGAAGGCGTAGATCATGTCGGCCAAGCGCATCATGAATGAGTCGATGAGCCCGGCCCGATAGCCGGCCACCGAACCCGATATTACGCCGAGCGTCATGGCCAGGGCCATGGTCAAAAATCCGATTCGAAGCGAGACGCGGCTTCCCCAGATCACCCTGGCAAAGATATCTCGGCCAAGGTCGTCGGTACCCATGATGTGGGCGGCCGAAGGCGCTTCTTTGACGAGTTCGGGATTGAAGCCGACCGCCTCCTCAAGGGGAGCGATCAGGGGAGCAAAGAGAGCGGCCGTCATTATAATAATGAGTAGAGACAAGGCTAAAACGGCTGCTCTATGAGTTAAAAAATCTCTGATTGCACCGCCTCTCCCTTTTCTTTCTCTCACCTAGCATCGTCCCTCTTTGCCGAGACAGGGTCGCGGCCTAGCTTGATGGTGGGATCGAGATAGGCATGGATTATGTCCGTAATCAGATTGATGGCCAAAAATATTATGACCAGGATCAAGGTTGCCCCCATGACGACCGGAGTATCCCTCTGCAAGATGGCTAGATGGACCAGCCTCCCAAGCCCTGGCCACGAAAAGACCGTCTCTGTGAGCACTGCGTTGCCTATAAATAGTCCGAAGTTCAATCCAAACAAGCTGGTAAGAGGGATTGAGGCTCCCCTCAAGGCGTGAAACCGTATCGAGGTTTCAGAAAGACCTTTGGCCCGGGCCGCCCTGATGTATAGCTCCTTCATTTGGACACTCATCTCAAACTGGGTTATTCGCTGAACGTAAGCTATTTGGGTTAAACCGATGGTTAAGGCGGGCAAAATATAGAATTTGAAGCTTCCATCGCCGATCCCTGAGATGGGCAG comes from the Actinomycetota bacterium genome and includes:
- a CDS encoding ABC transporter permease encodes the protein MRERKGRGGAIRDFLTHRAAVLALSLLIIIMTAALFAPLIAPLEEAVGFNPELVKEAPSAAHIMGTDDLGRDIFARVIWGSRVSLRIGFLTMALAMTLGVISGSVAGYRAGLIDSFMMRLADMIYAFPTLLGAITIIYIVGPGIINIVVVLAVFEWANVTRIFRASVISTKEKGFIEAAKCLGLSEARIIIRHIIPNSIGVAIAYSAVCAGAAIMDEAALSFLGLGIQPPHPSLGSMLFDARPYITTAPWMAVFPGLFIFIMVTSLFLISDGLKPVFGIDPKFEGEDKSA
- a CDS encoding ABC transporter ATP-binding protein, with the protein product MLEVRNLSVSFESSEAPAQAVKEVSFHLGAGEKLAVIGESGSGKSTLGHAILNLIDRSEGAQIFGSVSFLGQNLLEMSDAELRSIRGDRISMIFQDPTASLNPNLKIGHQITETLRSHRAMTRSQARRRSDDLIRMVGLGDVDDIFDRYPHELSVGMRQRATIAVAISCEPDILVADEPTSALDVTVRAGIINLIESLHAAIGCAIILISHDLDVVASLADRAIVMCGGLVVEAGSTQAMYEGSLHPYTLDLMEAKLRIYGGRKAPISKDQRPAKAFNPIGCPYAARCRISDNICKERIPKLIEPEPGHLIACHMAKGAG